A single window of Echinimonas agarilytica DNA harbors:
- a CDS encoding glutathione peroxidase produces MKALIAGVMLAAISVGFTAVVQAADCPDTLKFMKRKLNSSETVNMCSEYKGKTLLIVNTASYCGFTPQFKGLEALYENYKDKDVVVLGFPSHDFNQEDKEEGKTAELCELTYGVKFPMFEPMAVRGDDADPLYRKLAEQAGESPKWNFHKYVVDRSGKVIASFGAMTTPEDDDLIEAIESTM; encoded by the coding sequence ATGAAAGCATTGATCGCTGGCGTGATGTTGGCTGCAATAAGTGTGGGATTCACGGCTGTTGTACAAGCAGCAGATTGTCCTGACACGTTGAAGTTTATGAAGCGTAAATTGAACAGCTCAGAAACCGTTAACATGTGTTCTGAATATAAAGGTAAAACGCTATTGATTGTAAATACCGCCAGTTACTGCGGTTTCACACCTCAATTTAAAGGCTTAGAAGCTTTGTATGAAAACTACAAAGACAAAGATGTTGTAGTGCTGGGTTTTCCATCTCACGATTTTAATCAAGAAGATAAAGAAGAAGGAAAAACAGCCGAATTGTGTGAGCTTACATACGGTGTGAAGTTCCCTATGTTCGAGCCTATGGCTGTGCGCGGCGATGATGCGGATCCACTCTACCGTAAGCTTGCAGAGCAAGCCGGTGAATCGCCAAAATGGAATTTTCACAAGTACGTAGTGGACCGTTCAGGCAAGGTGATTGCATCTTTTGGTGCCATGACGACCCCAGAAGATGATGATCTGATTGAAGCCATCGAATCCACCATGTGA
- a CDS encoding sigma-70 family RNA polymerase sigma factor, producing MTTATMSVSGYTPSNDSNVSKAMSSNPMTQRSRDEGKQWKLTLVEIGETQSKAAYTKLFNHFAPRLKAFAMKLCGTEALALELVQDTMLSVWQKAHLYNPDKGAASTWIFTIARNLRYDAMRKLSNKADTISAEDLWPILEADAGDGRNQPDHLVLQLQLEKYYDALSEVQMEVIRKVYLEDKPQQQVAEELNIPLGTVKSRIRLAVQKLQEKIEANHD from the coding sequence ATGACAACAGCAACGATGAGTGTTTCTGGTTATACTCCGAGCAATGATTCAAATGTTTCAAAAGCAATGAGTTCTAACCCAATGACACAAAGAAGCCGAGACGAAGGCAAGCAGTGGAAGCTCACACTGGTTGAAATCGGTGAAACGCAAAGTAAAGCAGCGTACACCAAGTTGTTTAATCACTTTGCACCACGGTTAAAGGCATTCGCCATGAAGTTATGTGGCACTGAAGCGTTAGCATTAGAGTTGGTGCAAGACACCATGCTCAGCGTTTGGCAAAAAGCTCACCTCTACAACCCAGATAAAGGCGCTGCGTCGACTTGGATTTTTACCATTGCCCGTAATTTACGTTATGACGCAATGCGAAAGCTGAGCAACAAAGCCGACACCATCAGCGCAGAGGATTTATGGCCGATCCTTGAGGCTGACGCGGGCGATGGTCGCAACCAACCCGATCATTTAGTCCTACAATTACAACTTGAAAAATATTACGACGCTTTATCCGAAGTTCAGATGGAAGTGATTCGCAAAGTGTATTTAGAAGACAAACCGCAGCAACAAGTTGCTGAAGAATTAAATATCCCTCTGGGTACGGTGAAATCAAGAATTCGCCTTGCTGTTCAGAAGCTACAAGAAAAAATCGAGGCTAATCATGATTAA
- a CDS encoding LON peptidase substrate-binding domain-containing protein: protein MSAEFALFPLTAHVLPGGMLPLRIFEPRYVRMVKEAASGGRKICMCMLDASAKPDTLMNMFPLATEIEIVDFDALPDGLLGITVRGIRKRRLNRVWAEPDGLKVGFTEAVEDWHPVELPSELYELAEQLRMLYEENESLHKLALEFDEHNATWLCHRWLELLPLNPDDKQLLLEQPDCNAALAFLNQAIKKIGERQ, encoded by the coding sequence GTGCTGAATTTGCCTTGTTTCCGCTCACCGCTCATGTGTTGCCTGGCGGTATGTTACCTCTTCGAATTTTCGAGCCTCGTTATGTTCGTATGGTAAAAGAGGCGGCCAGTGGTGGCCGCAAGATATGCATGTGCATGCTAGATGCCAGTGCCAAGCCTGACACGCTGATGAACATGTTTCCGTTGGCAACCGAAATTGAGATCGTTGATTTTGATGCGCTGCCCGATGGCTTGCTCGGTATTACGGTGCGTGGCATTCGTAAAAGACGACTCAACAGAGTATGGGCAGAGCCCGATGGTTTGAAAGTCGGATTTACAGAAGCGGTGGAAGATTGGCATCCGGTGGAATTGCCGTCAGAATTATATGAGCTCGCAGAGCAATTGCGCATGCTCTATGAAGAAAATGAGAGTCTGCACAAGCTGGCTTTGGAGTTTGACGAGCATAATGCAACTTGGCTGTGCCATCGCTGGTTAGAATTGCTACCGTTAAATCCAGATGACAAACAACTATTATTAGAACAACCTGATTGTAATGCGGCTTTAGCATTTTTGAATCAGGCCATTAAAAAAATTGGAGAAAGGCAATGA
- the metJ gene encoding met regulon transcriptional regulator MetJ: MADEWNGEYISPYAEHGKKNEQVKKITVSIPLKVLKILTDERTRRQINNLRHATNSELLCEAFLHAYTGQPLPTDVDLSKDKPDNLPEEVLRILKERGLPVPDLYEDE, translated from the coding sequence ATGGCGGACGAGTGGAACGGCGAATATATTAGCCCTTACGCCGAACACGGTAAGAAGAACGAGCAAGTGAAGAAGATCACTGTATCTATCCCACTGAAAGTTCTAAAGATTTTGACCGACGAGAGAACTCGCCGACAAATCAACAATTTACGCCATGCAACGAATTCGGAGCTATTGTGTGAAGCATTTTTGCATGCTTACACCGGCCAGCCATTACCTACCGATGTTGATCTGAGCAAAGACAAGCCGGACAACTTACCAGAAGAAGTGCTTCGAATATTAAAAGAACGCGGTTTACCCGTGCCAGATTTATACGAAGACGAGTAA
- a CDS encoding ChrR family anti-sigma-E factor: protein MIKSHPTAELIREFVAGELSPALALAVSAHVDMCRLCQAQVLAVEAELAGAALDDVVENNDAHVVMDAGLEGMLANILESEDVVVTQPSGVKYIELNGRKFRLPRALQTHAANASQWRQMGKLWRSRMHQDESWRTSFLYIEQGGNIPQHTHKGREATLVLSGSFVDEDDIYQEGDFILRDANHTHTPGADASEDCLCFAAVEAPLHFTSGPSRLLNPLGKLLY, encoded by the coding sequence ATGATTAAGAGTCACCCTACAGCTGAATTAATCCGGGAATTTGTTGCCGGTGAGTTATCACCTGCCTTGGCTCTTGCTGTATCTGCTCACGTTGATATGTGCCGTTTGTGCCAAGCGCAAGTGTTGGCGGTTGAAGCAGAGTTGGCTGGCGCTGCGCTTGACGATGTAGTTGAAAATAATGACGCGCATGTTGTTATGGATGCAGGGTTAGAAGGCATGCTCGCAAACATATTGGAATCCGAAGACGTTGTAGTGACACAACCTTCGGGCGTCAAATATATCGAGTTGAATGGTCGTAAATTTCGCCTACCCCGGGCATTGCAAACGCATGCGGCAAATGCATCTCAGTGGCGCCAAATGGGTAAGCTTTGGCGAAGCCGAATGCATCAAGATGAATCATGGCGAACGAGCTTTTTGTACATTGAGCAAGGCGGCAACATACCTCAGCATACACATAAAGGTAGAGAAGCTACTTTGGTATTATCAGGCAGCTTTGTTGACGAAGATGATATATACCAAGAAGGAGACTTTATCCTTCGCGACGCAAATCACACGCATACACCCGGTGCCGATGCCAGTGAGGATTGCTTATGTTTTGCCGCGGTTGAAGCGCCGCTCCACTTCACTTCAGGCCCTTCACGCCTACTCAACCCGTTGGGAAAATTGCTGTACTAG
- a CDS encoding thermonuclease family protein gives MAPFLYPDFVIQSIKVDETRMQTCIRVFCLLCLIGPFANTYAATPHMLACPPITQRTNLTIQQIHDGDTVTLSNGERIRFLGINAPEINHDVPARSQPFALEAREALTRLLDEQSISVGTDGRGVDRFGRTLGHVVNFQGVNVNQQLLLEGMARLMVIDDFDMWRCYAMAEWLAREQRIGIWSHNKAHPVMAQSIRKAHRKWIEVSGKVTHFERSSSNLWWVLDDTVWVGVELAQADSVNLPSDISVIGEQWIVRGTVHKSYGKFRMRLKHPSQVLRVEEWQHWATQVGPVVN, from the coding sequence ATGGCGCCTTTTTTGTATCCAGATTTTGTTATTCAGTCGATAAAGGTGGATGAAACACGCATGCAAACATGTATCCGAGTTTTTTGTTTATTGTGTTTGATTGGACCGTTTGCCAACACTTATGCAGCAACGCCTCACATGCTTGCCTGCCCACCCATTACACAGCGCACCAATCTCACTATTCAACAGATTCACGACGGCGACACGGTCACATTAAGCAACGGTGAGCGAATTCGTTTTTTGGGGATCAATGCGCCAGAGATTAATCATGATGTGCCTGCGCGGAGCCAACCTTTTGCATTGGAAGCGCGCGAAGCCCTTACTCGCTTGCTCGATGAACAATCAATTTCAGTGGGAACCGATGGCCGAGGTGTTGACCGGTTTGGTCGTACACTTGGGCATGTGGTGAACTTTCAAGGCGTGAATGTCAATCAGCAGCTCTTGCTTGAGGGAATGGCTCGTCTAATGGTTATCGATGATTTTGATATGTGGCGTTGCTATGCCATGGCCGAGTGGTTGGCGCGTGAGCAGCGCATTGGCATTTGGAGCCACAACAAGGCGCATCCGGTGATGGCGCAATCGATACGAAAAGCGCACCGAAAATGGATTGAGGTGTCAGGGAAGGTCACTCACTTTGAGCGTTCTAGCTCCAATCTGTGGTGGGTGCTGGATGACACAGTTTGGGTAGGCGTTGAGCTGGCTCAAGCTGATTCAGTCAATTTGCCCAGCGATATATCGGTCATTGGCGAGCAATGGATTGTACGCGGCACTGTACATAAGTCGTATGGTAAGTTCCGCATGCGACTTAAACACCCTTCTCAGGTGCTTCGAGTTGAAGAGTGGCAACACTGGGCCACGCAAGTGGGCCCAGTCGTCAACTAA
- a CDS encoding DUF4397 domain-containing protein encodes MKPFNQLILASMMATILVGCNDNDNDNSSEEMDYSQLRVLHASPDAPAVNVWLDGQPALEGVDYAMSSGAITVASGAHTVQVDAILADGSTTTVIPEIELALEPNVEYNVIATGKVAADAGTPMAFGPQIVSRDSLMPEGARVQVMHSSPDAPMVDVFITAPGADLSAATPFADNVEYPMATDAIEVPAGDYQIRITAPDDASMVYFDSGTVAVPAGADWFAAAVTNTGTGSSPVDVLVDTGEGYLLVDDMSAGAAIRAVHTISDAPGVDVWINGDAPAMDSPLYNLMYKYSTDYLQVPGAEYTFNVAVSGSDPVAVVDALTLEGELMSGQAYSAIAIGNLSDMVDNDELYLVEDNNTRRVATEAKLRVIHASTLAGNVDIYVSADATISDDDVKISNVPYKGDTMVLSVMPGMAYAIVTPVDTSTVAIGPAELALEGGTLTTLVAIDDPSSATSVSVISLDD; translated from the coding sequence ATGAAACCTTTCAACCAACTAATTCTTGCTTCAATGATGGCCACAATCCTCGTGGGCTGTAACGACAATGACAACGACAATTCTTCAGAAGAAATGGATTATTCTCAGTTGCGAGTGCTCCATGCTTCTCCCGATGCTCCGGCTGTGAACGTATGGCTGGATGGTCAGCCCGCACTTGAAGGTGTTGACTATGCCATGAGCTCAGGTGCAATTACGGTTGCTTCGGGTGCTCACACCGTGCAAGTCGATGCGATTTTGGCTGACGGTAGCACGACCACTGTAATTCCAGAAATTGAACTCGCGTTGGAGCCAAACGTCGAATACAACGTGATTGCAACCGGTAAAGTCGCAGCAGATGCTGGCACTCCGATGGCTTTTGGGCCTCAAATTGTCAGTCGAGACTCGTTGATGCCAGAAGGGGCCCGAGTGCAAGTCATGCATTCGTCGCCCGATGCGCCAATGGTTGATGTGTTTATTACTGCTCCCGGTGCTGATTTGTCCGCGGCCACGCCATTTGCCGATAACGTCGAATACCCAATGGCCACTGATGCAATAGAAGTGCCTGCCGGAGATTACCAAATCCGCATTACAGCGCCAGATGATGCAAGCATGGTTTATTTTGATTCAGGTACCGTTGCGGTTCCAGCCGGTGCGGATTGGTTTGCAGCTGCGGTAACCAACACTGGAACTGGATCATCACCTGTCGATGTATTAGTCGATACGGGGGAAGGTTATTTATTGGTTGATGATATGAGTGCTGGCGCAGCAATTAGAGCTGTTCATACCATTTCAGATGCACCGGGAGTTGATGTTTGGATCAATGGTGACGCTCCTGCCATGGACAGTCCTTTATATAATTTGATGTATAAATATTCGACTGATTACCTACAGGTACCCGGAGCGGAATATACCTTTAATGTGGCAGTGAGTGGCTCGGATCCTGTGGCTGTGGTAGATGCGTTAACGCTCGAAGGAGAGTTAATGAGCGGCCAAGCTTATTCAGCCATTGCCATCGGCAATTTGAGTGACATGGTAGACAACGACGAACTGTACTTGGTTGAAGATAACAATACACGTCGCGTGGCGACAGAAGCCAAGCTTAGAGTCATTCACGCTTCAACGCTTGCGGGTAATGTGGATATTTACGTGAGCGCAGATGCAACGATCAGTGATGATGACGTGAAGATATCTAACGTACCCTACAAGGGTGACACCATGGTGTTGTCGGTGATGCCCGGTATGGCTTACGCCATTGTCACGCCGGTAGATACCAGCACAGTAGCGATTGGCCCTGCTGAGCTAGCATTAGAAGGGGGCACTTTAACAACTTTAGTTGCGATTGATGATCCTTCTTCTGCAACGAGCGTATCAGTTATTAGTCTGGATGATTAA
- the rpmE gene encoding 50S ribosomal protein L31 has product MQQGIHPEYSEVTATCSCGNKIQTRSTLGKDFHIDVCSACHPFYTGKQKVLDTGGRVDRFKKRFGALGKK; this is encoded by the coding sequence ATGCAACAAGGTATTCATCCTGAATATTCAGAAGTCACTGCAACTTGCTCTTGCGGTAACAAAATCCAGACTCGTTCTACTCTGGGTAAAGATTTTCACATCGACGTATGTAGCGCATGTCACCCGTTCTATACTGGTAAGCAGAAAGTTCTGGATACCGGCGGACGTGTTGATCGCTTCAAGAAGCGTTTCGGTGCATTGGGCAAAAAATAA
- the metB gene encoding cystathionine gamma-synthase has product MSHDKTATTAVRAGIDSDTQHGAVVPPIYLTSTYSFAGFDEKRQFDYSRSGNPTRNMLGAAMADLEKGAHGVVTACGTAACHLATMLLDAGDLLVIPHDCYGGTYRLFTNLAAKGHFRLEIVDQHDEVALAKALAQKPKMVWVESPSNPLMRLVDIAKISELSHQVDALVVVDNTFMSPALQQPLTLGADLVVHSTTKFVNGHSDVVGGCLIAKSEEIGEQIAWWSNCIGVTGAPFDSYLTLRGIRTLLPRIRQHEENAKVLVEVLGQHPKVSAVHYPGLESHPSHELAKRQQFGFGGMVAFELDASLKEVKEFLAALKLFCLAESLGGVESLIAHPATMTHAAMDESARLAAGITDNLLRLSVGIEHVDDLKADLDAAFAAIA; this is encoded by the coding sequence ATGAGCCATGACAAAACCGCAACGACGGCCGTGCGCGCAGGAATAGATAGCGACACTCAACACGGAGCAGTGGTTCCACCTATATATTTAACAAGCACTTACAGCTTTGCTGGCTTTGATGAAAAGCGTCAGTTTGACTATTCACGCTCGGGAAACCCCACACGTAACATGCTGGGTGCAGCCATGGCCGATTTAGAAAAAGGTGCTCACGGGGTTGTGACTGCTTGCGGTACTGCTGCTTGTCATTTGGCGACTATGTTATTAGACGCTGGCGATTTATTGGTGATCCCACATGATTGCTACGGTGGTACTTATCGCTTATTTACCAATTTAGCGGCCAAAGGACATTTTCGTTTAGAAATTGTTGACCAACATGATGAAGTGGCTTTGGCGAAAGCGTTGGCTCAGAAACCGAAAATGGTATGGGTTGAAAGCCCAAGTAACCCATTGATGCGTTTAGTTGATATTGCAAAAATCTCCGAGCTTTCTCATCAAGTGGATGCCTTAGTCGTGGTCGACAACACCTTTATGTCGCCAGCACTGCAACAGCCTCTTACGCTAGGTGCTGATCTGGTGGTGCATTCCACCACTAAATTCGTCAATGGTCACAGCGACGTGGTGGGTGGCTGCCTGATTGCCAAATCTGAAGAAATCGGGGAGCAAATTGCGTGGTGGTCGAACTGCATTGGCGTCACTGGTGCACCATTTGATAGCTACCTGACGCTTCGGGGTATTCGAACACTGCTGCCGCGTATTCGTCAGCATGAAGAGAACGCCAAAGTATTGGTGGAAGTATTAGGGCAGCACCCGAAAGTCTCAGCAGTTCATTATCCGGGTTTAGAGAGTCATCCAAGTCATGAATTGGCTAAGCGTCAGCAATTTGGCTTTGGCGGTATGGTGGCGTTTGAACTCGACGCAAGCCTCAAAGAAGTAAAAGAATTTTTAGCCGCGCTTAAATTGTTCTGTTTAGCGGAATCGTTGGGCGGAGTAGAAAGCTTGATTGCTCACCCTGCAACCATGACCCATGCGGCTATGGATGAAAGCGCTCGACTCGCGGCAGGTATTACAGACAACTTGTTACGTCTGTCGGTGGGCATCGAACATGTGGATGACCTCAAAGCTGATCTAGATGCTGCCTTTGCAGCCATTGCTTAA
- the priA gene encoding primosomal protein N': MSTESIIEVALPVPMRRTFDYKVDSLTHCAIGCRVQVPFGRRVMVGIVVAHKDTSDWPIEQVKAVETIFDDVPLWTPNIDKLLRWASQYYQHPVGEVFHHALPKRLRMGDAPDASDIEVWRLTDAGQALTIHDLGRAKKQWKLLSLLSSGPQDKGSITAAGVAKATIDALLEKQWIEQATLSDLPTQKPDSDAPPPTTEQAIAITALQRHLDGFHVTLLEGVTGSGKTRVYLDVIADVIAAGKQALILVPEIGLTPQTLARFRKHLGVHIAVIHSGLNDSERLAAWQAARTGQVSVILGTRSAIFTPMKNPGIIIIDEEHDASYKQQDGFRYHGRDLAVMRAKNEGISLILGSATPSFESFQNALSGRYHHLQLKHRATGGVMPTMNVVDMRQQTLEGPLSAPLIQTMQKHLDAGNQVLVFLNRRGFSPVLLCHECGWFAECGRCERPYTWHKNQRRLTCHHCATERPIPHQCEQCGSTQLLPVGHGTERLQEVIETQFKDFEVARIDRDSTRKKDSFSRIIADIQDGKYQILLGTQMLAKGHDFGKVSLVAMLDIDGALFSNDFRAGEKISQLLTQVSGRAGRAGQPAQVVLQTHYPEHPWVQQLMTEDYSAIAKDLLKEREQALLPPFASLVMVRAEASQDNLVRRFFESAEQIIRQHAPKDVMIMPASPCSMTKKAGKYRWQMPLLSAQRAALQRLLFQCTGLIEKTPEAPKVRWHIDVDPIETT; this comes from the coding sequence TTGTCGACTGAATCCATCATCGAAGTAGCATTACCAGTGCCAATGCGCCGAACCTTTGATTACAAGGTCGACTCGTTGACTCACTGCGCCATTGGCTGTCGCGTTCAGGTTCCCTTTGGGCGCCGAGTGATGGTAGGAATCGTCGTGGCGCATAAAGACACCAGCGATTGGCCCATTGAACAAGTCAAAGCCGTTGAAACGATTTTCGATGATGTGCCATTATGGACGCCTAACATTGATAAGCTGCTTCGATGGGCGAGCCAATACTACCAACACCCTGTGGGCGAAGTATTTCACCACGCACTTCCCAAGCGCCTGCGCATGGGCGATGCGCCCGACGCTTCTGATATTGAAGTGTGGCGTTTGACCGATGCAGGCCAAGCCTTAACAATTCATGATTTAGGTCGCGCTAAAAAACAATGGAAGCTACTTTCACTGCTGAGTTCCGGCCCTCAGGATAAAGGGAGCATCACTGCTGCGGGCGTCGCCAAAGCGACCATCGACGCGTTACTCGAAAAACAATGGATTGAACAAGCAACACTCTCTGATCTTCCGACTCAAAAGCCCGACAGCGACGCTCCACCACCAACCACAGAGCAAGCGATTGCTATCACTGCATTACAGCGTCACTTAGACGGTTTTCACGTGACATTACTTGAAGGCGTTACCGGTTCAGGCAAAACACGCGTGTACTTAGATGTCATTGCAGATGTCATTGCAGCGGGGAAACAAGCGCTGATCTTGGTTCCAGAGATTGGTTTAACGCCACAAACACTAGCACGCTTTCGCAAACACTTAGGCGTTCACATTGCCGTCATTCACTCTGGGCTAAACGACTCAGAGCGACTCGCTGCATGGCAAGCCGCACGAACGGGGCAAGTGTCAGTAATTTTGGGAACTCGTTCAGCCATTTTCACTCCCATGAAGAACCCTGGCATTATCATCATCGACGAAGAACATGATGCCAGCTACAAGCAACAAGATGGATTTCGTTATCATGGCCGAGATTTGGCGGTTATGCGCGCCAAAAACGAGGGCATATCACTTATTTTAGGTTCAGCAACACCTAGCTTCGAGTCATTCCAAAACGCTTTGAGCGGCCGCTATCACCACTTGCAACTGAAACATCGAGCAACGGGCGGCGTCATGCCCACCATGAATGTCGTTGATATGCGCCAACAAACACTCGAGGGGCCGTTATCTGCTCCTTTAATTCAAACCATGCAGAAACATTTGGATGCCGGAAACCAAGTGTTGGTATTTTTAAACCGTCGTGGTTTCTCACCCGTATTGCTATGCCATGAGTGTGGCTGGTTTGCTGAATGTGGTCGCTGTGAGCGACCTTATACGTGGCATAAAAATCAACGCCGGTTAACCTGTCACCATTGTGCAACCGAACGCCCTATTCCTCACCAGTGCGAACAGTGTGGTAGCACGCAATTGCTTCCTGTTGGGCATGGCACTGAGCGCTTGCAAGAAGTGATTGAAACGCAATTTAAAGACTTTGAAGTGGCGCGTATTGACCGCGATAGCACACGCAAAAAAGATTCGTTCAGCCGTATCATCGCAGACATACAAGACGGCAAATATCAGATTTTACTGGGCACTCAAATGCTGGCCAAGGGGCACGATTTTGGCAAAGTGAGCCTCGTCGCAATGCTCGACATCGACGGCGCTCTGTTTAGCAACGACTTCCGTGCTGGCGAGAAAATTAGTCAGCTGCTCACTCAAGTTTCTGGGCGTGCCGGACGAGCAGGACAACCCGCACAAGTGGTGCTACAAACCCACTACCCAGAACACCCTTGGGTGCAGCAATTAATGACCGAGGATTACAGCGCCATTGCCAAAGACTTGTTAAAAGAGCGCGAGCAAGCTCTGCTGCCACCTTTTGCATCACTAGTCATGGTTCGCGCTGAAGCCAGTCAAGACAATTTGGTTCGGCGTTTTTTTGAAAGTGCAGAGCAAATTATTCGCCAACATGCACCCAAAGATGTCATGATCATGCCAGCAAGCCCATGCAGCATGACTAAAAAAGCCGGTAAATATCGCTGGCAAATGCCACTGCTCAGTGCACAGCGTGCCGCTCTTCAACGACTGCTATTTCAATGCACAGGCCTTATCGAAAAAACCCCCGAAGCCCCCAAAGTACGCTGGCATATCGACGTAGACCCTATTGAAACGACTTAA